The following DNA comes from Dermochelys coriacea isolate rDerCor1 chromosome 21, rDerCor1.pri.v4, whole genome shotgun sequence.
tataatggtgttataaatgtaaaaaatggtttttttaatttataaggggagggtcgcactcaggcttgctgtgtgaaaggggtcaccagtacagaagttGGAGAACCACTGTTATAACCACACTAGCTATTACAACTGGACAATAGGTATAGCTCTATCAGTGTTGTAGTTAACACAATTTAAGTTGTGAAGTGGATAGGGCTTAACACTTCTGCACTATACACACTGAAGTAAATATGGCAATAGCCAATTTACCTTCACTAGAGGAACTCTAGAGCAAAAATTTTAACCTGCAAGTTTCATACATACTTCTGTAAATCACAGCATCTCACAGGAAGGACGAGACACAAAACTTAGGACCTTAGGCTATGTCTCcattacacagcttttagtgCCACAGCCGTGCCTCTAAAAGTCGCACAGCATAGATGTGGTTGTTAGTTCTCCTGACAActcgctgttcacactggcacttgttgcagcaaaacttttgtcttttgggggcagggggcgttaaacacctctgaaagacaaaagttttgtcgttcaattgccagtgtTAGACATAGCCATAGAGACACGGCAATAAGTGGAATTAAACATACACATTTAAACCCTGTCAATATTGGTCAAGGCATCTTCCAAGCAAGAATTTAAACTGTTTGCTCAAAAGACGCTACAGTTTCTCTGGCTAACATAGAAAGGTCTTAAAGTGTTACAGGTACAAGCCCACACACATTTTGGCTGAGCATGTGGCTCAGCAGTAGTTGAGAGCTACAATGCAACTTAAAATCAGTGAGGCACTTTACACACTGTACTGGAAAGAACATTCTCCCAGCTCAAGAATAAATCTGTACCTCTAAGTGGTAGGGATGAGGGTATTCCTGCTTGAGGGCAGATTACACTTACTGTGCACGAGTGGcagacaccctccctccccatgcaaAAGTCCAACTTTTTCCCACCTCAAGGGAGAGCCAAAATTTTGAGTCACTGCAGCAGACCTTGCAATATCAAGTTTTGCAGTAGTTTTTCCTCCTCCATTTAGTATCTATTCTTGAGTTTATGGCCACACCCAGATACCAAGTTGGGCCTTCAGAAgttcagctgagtttgcagcaaCAAGTCAAGGTACATCATCAAACTGAAAAATAGtcaacttaaaataaaaatgtatttcaggaAATACACCTGCCCCCTGTTCCCTGGTAACTTGTCATTGTAAAAGCCcacttttctatattttaaatgtttcttctcGTTGCTGTGTGACAAATGAACAGAGGAAACTGACTAGACAGAGAAAATAGCAACGAAGTCAGAGTGCTTCCAAATGCATAAAGGAAACTAGTCAAAGAAAGATAAATTATTCACTTGCAGTTTTTGTAATTTTCAGTGTTACAAACACCTAAAGCATATTCAAGAGCATAAACTGAGGGGGatgtcagagtttaaggccagtaAAGGctactagatcatctagtcaaaCCTCCTgttgatggcctgtgatatataccacccagcacccacacactaacccaacaaccaaaatcagACTCAAGTGTCCTTTAATCTTTAAAGTGCACAGTGGCAGAGATGTGTGCTGTTTGGTCACAACCGTCTAAGACTAACTTATGCTTTATCTTTACTATAGCACCTTTTTGCCACAGAGAACCCCAAACATTTTTGCAAGCCATTCATACAGCTCCAATGAAACACTGCTACCTAGGAAGGTGAGGTGGCAGGCCATAAGCAAGTGTGCAGCACGTTGCTTAACGGGTGAAATTTTAAATCAACCCCAGTTTTGTTCTTCATGTGCTATATTAGCCATCCTAAAATAAGCCTCTTGGAAGTACATGAATTGACTAGATTTCAGTGGTCTGTAGGAACcattaatatattttgtatttatgtaCTGTCTTTGAAAATACACATTTACTCTATACACACTGATTGCTCCTCTCtatctaaaatattcattttgcaaGTACATCCCTATCTAGAAGGATACTTTTAGCTGTGAAACAAGAATCAAAGTGATACTAAACAGCATACCCAAATATGCAATGTGAATTTGTTGGGAAAGTCATAAAAGCTACAAGACAAGTTTTGCACATTGCCTGaaactcagatgcactgagttTTAGGGTTTGCAATGAAATagacaaggccagaagggactttggtgatcatctagtctgactttctgtttaacacaggccataagacTTCCTTGAGTTAATTCCTGCTTGAACtagagcagcatttttttttgtttgttttttaaagaaaaaacatgctGTCTGGATTTAAAAGTTACTACTGATGAAGAATCCAACAGGAcaactcttggtaagttgttccaatgtaagttactctcactgttaaaaagttgCATCTTACTTTAGTGTGATGTGGTCTAGTTTCAACCTCCAACCATTAGATTTTGGGTCATCTTGACCTGTCTGCCAAACTcagtcaaatttctgttccccatctaAGTACTTCTAAACTAGTCAAGTCACTCTGTAATAACctttgttaagataaacagaCTGAGTTCCTTGAATCTTTCACcgtaaggcaagttttctaatcttattcttgtggctcctctctgaaccctctcaaatgTTTCAACTTGCTTTTTAATCTGTGgatcccagaactggacacaatatcaAGTACCAGTCACACCAGTATCAAATGCAGAGGTAACAGAACCTCCCTACTCAACTTTTTCCTTTATATAGCCAAAGATCGCATTTGCCCTTTTAGCCATAGCACTGgaagctcacattcagctgattatccaccatgcccACGCAGCCCAGCAACCTCAACTTTAATTTATACCGTTCTTCCCCACACCCCGTATCACCCATCCAAGAATCCCATGGTAGTTGCTTTTATTAACTAGTGCTCACCTTTGGGCCGCGGTCTGCCAGTCTCAGGGCGGCTACGGCGCAAGGTGGCAGGCACAATCTCAGGGGGCAGATGAAGATAATCACGCAAATACTGGATACCCTCGTTGGTCAGATACCAATAAAAGTGCCTCCAAGCAAACTGCTCCTTCACGTAGCCACGTGATTTCAGTGACTAAGGAGAGAAATTCTGGTTACGCTTTTTGCAGTTGCAGGTGGATTACTACATGAGCACTTGATTGTGACCATCTAACATCTTTAAATACTACCAGCCAGACCAGTGGTAGTTTACTGAGGATGGGTGGAGGACTGACGACTAGACATTCAGTAGCTCAGAAGTACATGTGAACGGACAGAAAAATGCAGTATCTTCAACATACTAACTATTCACATTCCATGAGACTAATAATTCAAGGGTCATTATTCAAAACTGAACTAAAAATGATGCTAAAATCATAGATTCAGAGACAGGATTATGAATCTTGTGCTACACAATACAAAAGCTTTCTACACAGTTTGTGTATGGCTGATTAAGTTAATATGAAAAAACTAGTAATCTGGAAAAAAGGCAAATTCCATGGGAGCTGCTGTTTCTCTCTCCTTAAACAAAGAGAAGTAATGCCAAGATTAGTCAGGTGGTGCTCAATCCACCAGCTTCATGAGGtcccaaaacacaaaaaaagctgttttttaCAGCCCAGTGTAGACCCATAAATTAATTTGTCACACCTGCATGGCTTTCATGACATGGAGGTTGGGTACATTCTTGTCTGCCAGCTCTGGGTGTTTAGGCATGTGAACATCTTTCTTGGCCACCATCACTCCCTCCTTAAAAAGGAGTTCGTAGATGGCAATCCGGTTCTTCTTGGGCATCAACATCTGGACAGAGAAATCAATAGTTAGTAGACTAGCAGTAATACATTAGTGTGTTGCTAGATCTAATAACTGgatctatattttattttaagccACCCGATTCCATGCTGGACCTGCAGTGACTCACTGAGCAAAGCACCACCACCTTTAGCCATGTTAGAAATTATGGGAATCCTTACTACCTTAACTGGGAAGATGTATACAAGCTAGCTACAAGCTAGAAGATCACATAGCTCAGCTGCTCAGAAGCCCATGTTATGATCCACTACGAACAGCAAGCAGAGTAACCTTTTTGATAAGTTGTTTTTGTAGCATAGATGGACCGTAAAACAGCATCACTGCAAGTATGCATTTAGCTGTCTCCACAGACTATTTATATTGCATTTAATTCAATGTTCCCAACAATAAAAGCTACAGACAATTCCTTCTCACACTGAAGCCAGCCAAGGGAAGCAGGGAGGAGAGTAGTCTTCATTTTAATTCTTAACAGTAGCAATTTTAAACTGTACTTTGCAACCATACTTAGGAAAACATCTGCTACAGTCCTCATCAGGTAGTGCAGAAGGCAACAGCAAGACCAAGAGACAGCAACATGCGTGCAGTGGAATGACGCTTAGTAATGTTTGTACAATAGGCATCCTACATGTTAGACACCTAACAGAACTCCCAATCGCAATGTCTATAATCCACACTATCTAGTTATGTGGATAACTTTCAAAGATTAGGAACCCCTTGATGCTTCACTTCCAAACAGATAGATGGGGGAAGAAAATCCATAAAGTGTGTGTTATGTGGATAGCACCCAATACTTAATGAGTACTTTAACTGTGAAATGCCTGATACTTAAGGCTTTAAACGTACAGAACTAGAGCATCACAATGAACAGCATCAACATACTGTGCCAAAGGCCTGCTGAAATAAAAAGGCACTTAAAAACCAAACTGAAAAGGTATTTTCCTATGGTAGTCGCACCCTTAAGGTGGCCCAGAAAACAGTAACTGACCACCACTGTGCACAGTgacccaaaaaaccaaaccaaccattTTGGCTTGGGTTACTTCTTTCTGATTTAAGATTTGCACAGCTGCAAAACCAAAGCTTGTAAGTGGTAACTCTTTTTAGGAAAGGAAGCACCCAACAGTAAACATCGTATGTTCACAGAACATCCATATAAAGAGGAAGCAGGTCCCACACACATGGGGGCCATGAAGAACCCATCACTAAGCCCCAGCAGGAAAACAGCTCTTCTGCACTTTGGTACGGAGCAGCTCGTGGTGGTGCTCAACCTGCTACCCAGTCTCAATCGAAGACTAGAGTCAAACTAGTTCTTTCCATCCCCGCTCTGCAGTACAAAGAAAGCAGAACCCTCTTCCATACCAGCAGGATTAGAGGTGCCGCCACTGCCTCAGTTTACAAAGGGGTAGAAAATGGAAACCGGATTTCCCAGTTTAGCCCTGACtaacccaccccatcccctctatCCCCCACATATGGGCCGTACCAAGAGTGCGGCATAGCAGCTTCTCCCACCCTCCCAAACAGCAGCCCAGCCTCCGCATACACAATCAGCCTTCCAGGCCCCAGGCTCTTCCCCCACCGCCTTCTGAGGCCCAACGTCCACCCCTAGGCcgcaaatccccccccccaatttgcgGCCTAGctccccccaccgcccagggccCCTCCTAGGAAATATCCCCGTGGGCGTGTGGCGCAGGGTGCCCGCCCGCCGCCGAGAGCCAAGCCGGAGCCCCCGGCCGCAGGATGGCGGCGATATGAGGGAGATGAAACGGCTGGAGCCCGGACTTACCGTGGCGCTAGCAGTAAGCCCGAGAGCTAGAAAGGAAAGAGCATGCGCAGGGCGGCCTCTTCCGGCCGGACACGCAGGACCCCACGCAGCTGCGGCACAAGCGACTAATCGAGTGCCGGAAAGAAATCGCGTTAGGACCCCTCTCCCGGAGCAAAGCACGTGGGTGACCGTGCAAGCGCCTGAGTGGAAATGCAACTTATGTACTTGCAGCCagttttttggggcggggggctTAAGTGGCTTTTGATGTTgggtgcttctttttttttttttttaatgtgcctaGTTTAAGAGAACAAGGTCCTGATTTCCAGAGCggctgctccattgaagtcaaggagaaTTCAGCCCCTCTGACAGTCTGGCCAAGTCTGTGCGTCACGCTGGGCACCCAAATCTAGAGACCCATTAGGCCATATTGAATGAATAACGACATCGGTCCCCCCCAGGAAAATGACCCGCCCTGCTACTCTCAGATCCCGTCCATGGTAGCAAAGCACTGTCATCTGGGGCATTGGAGCCAGACAAGTCATCTCCTGCCCCTAATCCTGCGGCTGGACCCCTGCACCCACGAAGCCCCATTTGAAACAAGTGGAGCTCCTTGCAGACACAGAGTAGCCCATCCTTGCttatccagttgcaggatcatgGTCAGTGTTAACACGGTTGCCAGCTCTCTTCTTTGTAACTGGCCTAAGTCAGACCCCTCTCTGATCCTCTGGTCGAGTCAGAAATTCCTGAGATTTCGGGTATGTCTATGGCGCTATGGGgactatagcagcatagctatgttgctgGAGCTATGCTGGCATAATACCGCAGGACAGATGCAGCCTATGCCAATGAAAAGGGGTTTTCTATCAGTGTGTGAATGTCATCTccccaagcagcagtagctaggtcaatggaagcagTCTTCTaccaacctagctgcatctacactgcggGTTAGGTAAAGCTATGTTGGACAGAGGTGTGGATTGACCGatatagctatgttgacctaaattttaagtatagaccaggccttaggagGCAAGTCTGAGGCCCTGAGAAATCCCGGTGAAGGGTATGTCCACTACAGGAGCACAACTACGACGCTGCaattgtgctgctgtagcaccatagtgtagatgcGTCCTACATTggcggaaggggtttttccacctctccAGGAGATGGTAGCTAGATTGTtgacagaattcttccattggaCTAGCTGCACCTACACAAGGGGCTAGTTCAACCTAATGACAGTGCTCAGGATGCAAAACTTTTCACAGCCCAGAGCAATGTAGCTatgttgatctaatttttaagtgtagaccaggcctgaatttCAAGCcaagctatccttcaacaaaaaaacttcaaaaacagactccaacgagagactgctgaattggaattaatttgcaaactggatacaattaacttaggcttgaatagagactgggaatggatgagtcattacacaaagtaaaactatttccccatggtatttctcccccccaccccaccccaccccacactgttcctcagatgttcttgttaactgctggaaatggcctaccttgcttgtcaccatgaaaggttttcctcctttccccccctgctgctggtgatggctcatcttaagtgatcactctccttacagtgtgtatgataaaacccattgtttcatgttctctgtgtgtgtatataaatctccccactgtattttccaccaaatgcatccgatgcagtgagctgtagctcacgaaagcttatgctcaaataaatttgttagtctctaaggtgccacaagtactccttttctttcttcacagagtaCAGTCTCTGGCCTTGATTCTGCAGCATGCTCTTTGTGGGCTGCCTGCATGGAGCTCCTGACAAGATCAGGGCCTGTGTGGTGAGTAACTAATAAACCAAACTCCAAGCCAATAACTTgggtgcaaaaataaataaatacacagccCACCActattaaattaattttgaagTTTCACAGGTCCACTGGTTTCAACATGGAGCCTTGCACAGAGGGGCTTGTAGTCTCCATAGGCTGCGTCACTGCATGGAAGATGAGGACAGATGcaatcagattcttttttggctaCTTATGTCTGTCAGATTGTCTCTCATGTGCTCCTGGCCCGTTACTTCTCTGCGGTCCCTCACTTGGGAAAAATTGGGAGCCACCACTGAAATTGAATCATGAGaggaacagaaataaataaataaagccatcAAGCTGACCCTGCATTGCCTCAGCACATCAAAGCAGCTGCTGCCTCCCAAGGAGGCTGCCCTTTCCAGCTGGCTGAAGAAGCTGCAAGAGAGTTTACACTCTGCAACACAATAAAGGTCACATCATCTTTAATACAGAAAGGCTGGGGTGAATGTAGTTCATGTTCCCATGTGAAAGAGAACACAACACATTATCTGAGACATGCAGCCCCAGGGAACTCATCCTTCTCTTTAGAGCCTCAAAATAATACCCGACACGCCAGTGCGAGTATCGGACTTTTGGTGGGAGGTGTACGCAGCTGTCAGGTAAGAGCAGTGTAACAGCCAGTTGCAATCATAATATGGATTGATTGATTCGATCAGCAATCCCAAAATGACTGTGTATATTATACCAGACCCATTTTCTCCCTAAAATCCTTCCCTAGCATATGGGTCAAGTATTTATTTAACTGttaatattgggccaaattcaccttTCAACAGTCATAGGATCTTCCCTGCAGACTTTGAAAAAGCAACAGAGTTGGCTTGGCCTGCCAGTTCCATTTAAATAACCAATCTTTTTGGTAATAAAACAATACTTTTGTTTATAAACCATCCCCTGCTCCAAAACACTCAGGATTTTACACCAGAAATACAGCCATTACAATTATGCATAATTAGTCCATGCCCAAAGTGTTTTCCAGCCAGACAAATTCAGcatggtccctgtcctgaagagcttacagtccaaggCACCAGTCTTGAATGCTGTTCAGCATGAGCAGTCTCTTAGCCCAGTGGGGAGCCCCTTCTAAAGACAAAGGGGCTCCATAGGGATGCAGGGATCTTCACACATGGACAGCTTCCAGGTTAGTAGCTAATTCTAAACATCATGTAACCAGTGAGACAGGAAGGGAgaaagattacacacacacacacaagtttttgCACTCATCACAATGATATTGCTTTAAACCCACTTTTACTTCTTTGGGTTCATTGCATTAAATCCCACCCTTTTGTACCTCTAATTGGAGcccccctcagcctctcttcctgCATCCTCTCTTCAACTCCCTTCCCTCTGCAGACATTCAATAAGCTAATGGCTAACAATCTCTGCAGAAGTGCGGGGTCTCCCTTCTGAAAGTTTTCTGGAGCAATGGTTCTGTCCAGCCAATAGCACTAGAGGGCACTGCAGTTATCAGAATGAAGGGCTGCTGCACTCACTGCGGTGTATAGGGAGGGTTCTTCACAAGGTGTCCATTCCTCTCCCCACAATTTGCCCTGCTCTTGTTTCATCCAGCAAAAACAGTTGCTTTCAGTAAGCTCAGCCCAGCAGTCCCCCTCTCTAACCAGCTGATTCCTCATGGTTTTTGCATCTGGTTATTTAACAGTCCCTCCAGGATGAGCAAGAGGAAGCAGGCGCATGTTGTTTACCAGTGACGATCAGGATCAGCCTCTCCCTTTAAGCACGCATCTCCCCACTTCAGGCACAAGCCCAGTAAATGAAAACTTGCACATTTCTGGGACCACCTTCCCTCTAACCTCAGTAATTTCAAGGACAGGAGCCGTTTCGTGGGTCCTATGCAGATCCCAAGGCCATCCTTAGATGCTGaatctccctttccttcccctatAGCATGTTGGTGCATCTTCATGAGCGCTGAGGCCTATCTCTCAGATAGATTGGCTAGGAGGACCAGCTCTCATTGGGAGCTGGCTGCTCCTTGTGCTAGCAGAGATGCTACATAGAGTGGATGCTCATTTGCTTGTAATGAGTTTTTCCCTGGGAACTAAGACCTCAGATTCCACTCTCAGCATTCACTGACATACACATTCAAGCCACGCTTAACTATGTTACAGCACAACTTGGGTCAGCCTTAGCATTTATCAATTATTAACTGCTATTGTCATCATCTCTTATGGACTGCCATCCAGCTCTGATGTGTCTGTTAATTTACCATGCGTCCTCGTGATTCATGCTCTGTACTTCCCCATGGGATGGCAGCTGGGTTCAATTCCGCATCCTAGTCACCTGCCCGCCAGGGTGGAAGCAGTGCATGTTCCATCCTGTCACAGAGCAGAAGGGCCTCGCCTGGTTCAACAACATCCTCAGTAACGCAGACTAAGCAGAGATTGCTGGAGCGTTAAGAGCaggatccaaagtccactgaagtgaGTGCGAATCTTTCTATTGATGTCCGGTGGGTTGGATCAGGCCATACAGGTGCTTTTAATCTATCTGCAGTTGGAAGGATTGTATCTATGCCTCAGGGCCTCGAGTCGACAAGCATGGacaatggtatttttttaaatgacttacaTTTTTGCATGTCTAACCAAAAGACAATACTGtgtgccccccctcacccccctgcagaTATTGCGAGAGTAGTGCTAGCTGTGCTGGCGTCAGGCAACATAATAGTGTACAAAAGAAGGCCATACATAGAAGGCAGCTATTCCAGGACTGAGGGTTTGGAGAATTGTGGTTCGTTAATGAACTGTGCATATGACTGCCCTCTACGAGTtcgaatcagaactgctcaactgtgTGCCATAGGACCAATACTGTTTACtagtggagattctcctttagcatAAGTGGCAGAAGCCTgtgctgttttgttgtt
Coding sequences within:
- the RPS10 gene encoding 40S ribosomal protein S10 — its product is MLMPKKNRIAIYELLFKEGVMVAKKDVHMPKHPELADKNVPNLHVMKAMQSLKSRGYVKEQFAWRHFYWYLTNEGIQYLRDYLHLPPEIVPATLRRSRPETGRPRPKGLEGERPARLTRGEADRDTYRRSTAPLGADKKAEAGAGAATEFQFRGGFGRGRGQPPQ